The Methanomicrobia archaeon genome includes a window with the following:
- a CDS encoding type II toxin-antitoxin system HicA family toxin, whose translation MPNLKTLSGKAIVKIFSEFGFDIVSQRGSHVKLRRIDPDGSRKTLTIPFHDELDKGTLRAIFRQPLRYSPEEELKLYF comes from the coding sequence ATGCCGAACCTTAAAACTCTCAGCGGTAAAGCTATAGTGAAAATTTTCTCTGAATTTGGCTTTGACATTGTTTCCCAACGAGGGAGTCATGTAAAGTTACGAAGAATCGATCCAGATGGATCGAGGAAAACTTTGACTATTCCGTTTCATGATGAGTTAGACAAAGGGACTTTAAGAGCCATTTTCAGGCAACCTTTGCGATACAGTCCTGAGGAAGAACTGAAACTGTACTTTTAG
- a CDS encoding cation:proton antiporter, which translates to QVLIFTYFAFLLGIGVFVANLLKKARVPDVFFLLLVGFVLGPTIWSNPSVLAYINVAPIDVSVMGVVPDFLRTLALIMVVFTGSFNLNYQVFKKFSGLSTNLAIIGVIFNTIIFGLVANAIFNLELVPAFLLGSVISGTSSEIVFSLKDTLKKRENVSTILEVESIFNTPLCLLLPIIFLDLFNLAPGAVIEPYKYLTLFWRLVAAGIGTGLLLGIVMSKLIGKMIKGYSPLFIFSLALVTYAVAENVGGSGMLAVAICGLVIGNLVFPFKEEVARFEDALSEMFRISVFTLLGAQVLLLLEPKLVLLELVFALIVLASRPIFVLPLLGKLRSSLDDRSLLVISCVAPRGIAAAAMAPLVASVVGNDLLINIVFMVILLSVLLSTAIPAIAGRIEPEWEEERIEPEAAGAEEVSEEELKAEVVK; encoded by the coding sequence CAGGTCCTCATTTTTACGTACTTCGCTTTTCTTTTAGGGATCGGTGTCTTTGTGGCGAACCTCTTGAAAAAAGCCAGAGTCCCGGACGTTTTCTTCTTACTACTTGTGGGATTTGTTCTTGGCCCAACGATCTGGTCAAATCCGAGCGTGTTAGCATATATCAATGTTGCCCCGATCGATGTTTCGGTAATGGGCGTTGTACCAGACTTCTTGAGGACACTGGCACTCATAATGGTGGTTTTTACTGGTTCGTTCAACCTGAACTACCAGGTCTTCAAGAAATTCTCAGGTCTCTCCACTAATCTCGCTATTATTGGCGTTATTTTTAACACCATTATATTCGGTCTCGTGGCTAATGCTATCTTTAACCTGGAATTAGTTCCCGCGTTCCTTTTAGGGTCTGTCATAAGTGGTACCTCATCAGAAATAGTATTCTCCTTGAAAGACACGCTAAAAAAGCGTGAAAATGTATCAACAATTTTGGAAGTTGAGTCAATTTTTAACACACCGCTCTGCTTACTGTTGCCAATAATATTCCTCGACTTATTCAATCTCGCCCCGGGTGCAGTGATAGAGCCTTACAAATACTTAACGCTGTTCTGGCGACTGGTGGCTGCGGGGATTGGGACTGGCCTATTACTGGGTATCGTGATGAGTAAGCTGATAGGGAAAATGATCAAGGGATATTCACCCCTGTTCATATTCTCTCTGGCACTTGTTACGTATGCGGTGGCAGAGAATGTTGGCGGTTCTGGTATGCTCGCCGTAGCCATCTGTGGGCTTGTTATTGGCAACCTGGTATTCCCGTTTAAAGAGGAAGTTGCCCGATTCGAAGATGCGTTGTCAGAAATGTTCAGGATATCTGTATTCACGCTCCTCGGTGCGCAGGTACTCTTACTCCTTGAGCCGAAACTCGTGCTCCTTGAGCTCGTCTTCGCCCTGATTGTGCTGGCATCTCGACCGATATTCGTGCTGCCACTGCTGGGGAAATTGCGCTCTTCCCTGGATGATCGCAGTCTGCTCGTCATAAGCTGTGTTGCTCCGCGCGGAATCGCAGCCGCAGCGATGGCGCCACTCGTTGCGAGTGTCGTCGGTAACGATTTACTCATCAATATCGTGTTCATGGTGATCCTCTTATCAGTATTACTCAGCACCGCAATACCCGCCATAGCAGGTAGAATAGAGCCGGAGTGGGAAGAAGAAAGGATAGAACCGGAAGCAGCAGGTGCTGAAGAAGTGTCTGAAGAAGAATTAAAAGCGGAAGTGGTGAAATAA
- a CDS encoding type II toxin-antitoxin system HicB family antitoxin — MPEQFTVIVEEGEDGHLISDVIELPDCHTQAKIYDELIRRTKETIALYFSDRDNLY; from the coding sequence ATGCCTGAACAATTCACCGTGATTGTTGAAGAGGGAGAGGACGGCCACCTCATTTCCGACGTGATTGAGCTACCAGACTGTCATACGCAGGCGAAGATCTATGATGAACTTATAAGACGAACCAAAGAAACTATAGCGTTATATTTCAGTGACCGTGATAATTTATACTGA